Within the Musa acuminata AAA Group cultivar baxijiao chromosome BXJ2-9, Cavendish_Baxijiao_AAA, whole genome shotgun sequence genome, the region GACCTCCTGCAACCACATAACACACTTCCTAATGCATCATAAcatttgttttgttatttgattAGGCATGTCATATTGGTGTGTACTGTGcagtataaattttaatatagttATATGAGTTCAATATTTGATAGCTCTTATTACTGGAAATTTGTATTAAGATTAGTATGATGTTATGtgatatataaatcataatagttcttaaattatatataaagataCAAAATTAAGgcaaaagcagaaaaaatcaagaATAGCTGCCTGATTTTGATATTAGGTCGTTTGGTAAGTGCTGACCTATCTTGACCAAGTGTTGGTACGAGGAGGTATCAGTACCGTAACAATCCATCTAATGTCAGTCCTTGACGACTTTGTTTTGTGGTCAATACAGAGGAACTGATGATGTGTTAACTGGATCAGCCCTATGGTTGCCTTGAAAAATGCTCAAAGGGGATTTGTTATAAGGATAACCTCGCATCAGTCAAAATTGCGAAGGATCAGCCAAATCCTACCCTATCTCACCCTGGGTCTATCGATCTGTACGTACTGGCTTAGATTAGTGTGATTATAATTGATTATAACTGTCACAGGGTTACTTATGACAGTTATAGTGAAGATTTGTGAGAAGGTAAAACTAATGCTGATTTTACACACTCTTGAATCAAAGTTGTGATTTGAAGTCATGTGAATTTGATTCTCAACTAGTGGCACCTAACTTTTAACTTTATTGCTTTAGTTGCACCAATAACATATCATGATTatgaaatttttttgctagcAAGAACTAAAAATTATATCTCTATGATCTTGCAGGAATGTGAtatagttgcagcttcagaaaaactTGCCGCTTGCCAAGAAACCATCTTAAACCTAGGGAAGCAATTGAAAGCATTGGCATCACCGAAAGATGCATCTCTATTTGACAAGGTGATATGTAGTCCTGCTGCTTCGAAATCAAACCATTGGCCCAAATCACTTGATAATATGAAATCAGAGGGTTATTCAAAAAATGAGGAGGGTAACTCTCCGAACAAGAAGCAAATCGTATGCACCGAAGCACCAAATCCACCATTTTCGGCTTCCGAGAACCCAAATGCAGATTTGCTATATGAACACAAGATCCACATAAACCACCCACCAGCTGCAGCTTCTGATTACCCAAATGCTAATTTGTCACTCAACAAGATGAACGAAAGTCCGATAAACTGTATCACACAGCCGTCGCCGGAAAAGTCACTTGGTGAGCTTTCTGGTTTGACCGATTCTAGCAAGCAAAAAGGTGGGCCTGATGTAGGCATGCTCATGGTTGTACCTAAGAGACAAGGAGGACTCGGTTTTCTGCGAAAGCTTTTGCTGCGAAGGAAAAGAAGCAGCTTCAAGAAGCTTGCACTTCCATTGGGTGCTTAACATAGTATCATCATTGAAACCTTCACATATAACACAGATTCAAGTGTTTGACATACCTTTGGTGAGTTTTGGTTTGTAAGTGCAGATTCTGGTCGAGAGCAAGAACATAGATTCTATGCTTGAAGTATAGTTTTGGTGTGGTTTTTCGATTGTGTAATTTCCACTTGTTCCTTCCTTTGTATGTAATCTAGATTACATTGACAAATGTGATTATGGAAAATGACATCAGGTTGAGTGAAAATATAAACACTTTCAGCTGCTTGTATATAATAACCAGCAGCTGTTACCATTAACACTCTTAATCTGCAAAAAAGAGATGTTTATGTTTCTGATATGATTCATTATGTAAGAATTTGTCTTCAGTGAAATGAGTTATATAATTTGTAGGGAAGTTGTTCTTGAAAGGCTAACATGACAGATGTGCAGCTCTCTTAGCCATGAAATTAGAGTCACATGAAACTTTATGGCGATGAATGAAAATACATTTTAAGAAGATTATATACTCCAAAGAATTTATAGATGCAGGGTAAAatcaaatcttatatatattaaAGATTTTTATAGATTATCGTAAGATCTTGAATTCGAATTTCGTTTTCGTTTATCGATGCTtaatacatcaaaattattttgtattGAGAGAGCCACcaatctaaaataataaaaatagtatatcaactaaatactaaaagatatataccAAAACTTTGTGACGATGAATGAAAGATACATttcaataaaattatattctCCAAAACTGATAGAGATCAAATTTTATTGGGTCAAATGTTTAGGTGAGCTGAGCTCACATTTGCGTATATTAAATCCGTCAGGTAATGCGTCATGAGTCGTTATAACGTAATGTTTCTTTTAATCATTGTACCGTTTGAAATCGTGGTCAAAATTAGTGGCGTGAAGGAGCTCTCCTCGTTTGCGTGACTAAGGTCGTGTCAGGAGGTGTGTGCGTGACGCGTTCGTTGgattatttttgtttttcttaataTTACTCTATTCATAACTCGAATCGTGGGAGGAATCGTGCACCGTTTCACTGCCCTTCACCCGTTTGGATCTCGTAAGTTCAGTCGTGTGTCCACGCGCTTTCTGGATTCATTAGTCACTACTTTTGTTAGCGTCTCGATCCATCCGCAACCCAAGTCGCGCCGTGAAGTACTCCCCACACCTACTGCCGACCCTGCGCGCCCCAAGTCAATTCCTCCGTTCGTGACTCAAAGAATTCGTGCCACGAAGCAGTCGGGCCCACGCGCTTTTTTTTGAATGTATCGTCACAATTTTTCGTCTCCTCGTCGCTTAAGTCGCTGTATGGAGTCGGCCACtgcgtcctctctctctctctctcctcagcacgtgtctacatgatctCTCCGCTGGTCTCTCTCCATTTGtccccttcttctcctctccGTAGAAAAATATGTTTCTCTGCTCGGAGAAAACAGTACGAGAGACGCAGAGCCACCAAAAGAATGCAATCATTCCCAATCCCCACAAACGCCCTGCAGGATTCTCCGGCAATCATTTCCCAGTCTCTCCTTAACTCAATgccgcggcagcagcagcagcagcagctcaatCGTCACGCTTTACGACTATTACTACTaccactactactactactgttaCTCTCTTCTTCCGTTGATGGCGCCTCGTCTTCCGAGATCGACGGCGACGCGCGGGCGCTCCTCGCGTTGAAGGCCGCGGTCGACCCCGGCGGCCGCCTCCCCTTCTCGCGCGCTTCCGACCACTGCCGCTGGCCCGGCGTCTCCTGCTCCCCAGACGGCCGCGTCGACGGCCTACTCCTCTCCTCCTACGGCCTCGACGGCGTCATTGCCAACGGCACCCTCGGCCGCCTCGACCAGCTGCGCGTCCTCCGCCTCGAGAATAATTCCCTCGCCGGCCCCCTTCCTGctgacctctccctcctcctcggcCTCCGCGGTCTCTACCTCGGCCGCAACCTCTTCACCGGCCCCTTCCCCGCTTCCCTCCTCTCCCTCCGCGGCATACTGGCGCTCGACCTCTCCCACAACCGCCTCGCCGGCCCCCTTTCCCCGGGGCTCGCCTCGCTCGACGGCCTCGTCACCCTCCGCCTCGAGGCCAACCGGTTCAACGGCTCGCTCCCCGCCTTCAACCAGTCGTCCCTCAAGAACTTCAACGTCTCCGACAACGACCTCTCCGGCGCGGTCCCCGCCACCGTCGTGCTCGCGTCCTTCGATTCCTCGGTCTTCGCCGACAACCCCGGTCTCTGCGGTGCGCTCGTCCGGAGGGAATGCTCCTCGTCCACCTTCTTCCCCTGGGGAGGCAGCTCGCCGACTGGCCCCTGGCCCACCGTCCCAGCAGGACCAAATAGGGGAACGCTGCTTCCCGTCTCGCCTTCACGGTCACGGGTCTCCCACAAGAAGGATGTGGCGGCAATTGGGTCCTTGATAGGCGCAATTGCACTAATCGGGATCTTTGCTGCTTCACTGGTCCTgataaggaagaagagaaagaagcagCAGAGGAAGACGCACACGCCGGAGAAGAACGCGGTGGCGAACAGCGTCCACAACATCTCCGAGATTAACATCGGGAGCTACAACGAGGACACCGAGAGCACAAGCAACGAGCTGGAGGCGGCGGCGGACCTGGCAATGGCGATATCGGAGGAGAGGGTGAAGAGGCTGGGGAAGAACGGATGCTTGGTGTTCTGCGCCGACGAGGAGCCGGTCTACAACTTGGAGCAGCTGATGAGAGCTTCGGCCGAAATGATGGGGAGAGGGAGCCTCGGGCCGACGTACAAGGCTGTGCTGGGTAGTAGATTGGCTGTCACCGTGAAGAGGCTGGATAAGACGAAGCTGGGGGCAGTGGCGCAAGAGGGGTTCGAGCAGCACATGGACACAGTGGGGAGGCTGCGGCACCATAATTTGGTACCTTTACGGGCCTATTTCCGAGCAAACGAACAGAGGCTGCTTGTGTATGATTACCATCCGAATGGTAGCCTTCACTCCCTTATACATGGTATGATCCCTTCACCTTCTTATTCTGCTATTCCACAGTTCAATTCTGTCATTCATTTTTCTTGTTGTTGCATTGAGAGAAATCTTAGATGCCTATTTAGATATGGAAAGATTGAATAGATTTCAGGACTCCATAATATTTATGGAACAAGGTGTGAGAGAAaaaaggctttgataccaaaggtACAATTGAAATTATCAACAATAAAATACTAACCCAACATAGTGAATACAAGATTTGAATTGTTTAACATCCTCTGCATGTACTTGTGGAGAAAAAAGTTTAAATCCTCCACTAGGTGAAAATAACAAACTATAAGGAATAGGACAGGCCAAAAATATGAGATGCTGTCTTTATGGAGTAAACAATTCTTGAATAcccattattattagtattatcatCATGGGCTATCACATCATCCAAAAAGGCACGAAATAGATGATATGCCGTGGTATATATTTGCGGGCTAGTTTCGATATGTAGAAAATGTGAGGCATAGTGGTCAGTACATCTCATGTACCTGATATGATCGAAATTCAATTGTTACCGATTAATACCAATATGGTGTAAATTTGATTCACACTTGTTGTTTTGAGCTTGTATCCCTCCCCCTTCTTTTACTTGCTCCCATCCTTATTCTCTCGTTAAAATTGTTTAATCTCTAATGGGTGATTAGTGAAAATCTACCTTTTGATTTGGATAAAACAGGAATTTGAACTCAAAATCTGTTGGAATTTGTCTTCAATTGAAGTTATTTAACTGCCCTTTACTTTTCTTTATCAGGTGTCATGTAATTAGCACAAAAATGTAGGtcaatcttaatttataagtgATTAATGATAAATTAGGACCTAACTAGAAGTATCAAGCATGTATTGACTTCTTGCATGATTTCCTATCACTATCATTACCAATATCGATACCAATATTATTACCATTAATATTATGATCATTACCAATAGTATTACTATTACCATTATCATTTCCATTACCAATAACATTGAAGTAACCATTACCATTATAATTG harbors:
- the LOC135623625 gene encoding probable inactive receptor kinase At5g67200 — its product is MQSFPIPTNALQDSPAIISQSLLNSMPRQQQQQQLNRHALRLLLLPLLLLLLLSSSVDGASSSEIDGDARALLALKAAVDPGGRLPFSRASDHCRWPGVSCSPDGRVDGLLLSSYGLDGVIANGTLGRLDQLRVLRLENNSLAGPLPADLSLLLGLRGLYLGRNLFTGPFPASLLSLRGILALDLSHNRLAGPLSPGLASLDGLVTLRLEANRFNGSLPAFNQSSLKNFNVSDNDLSGAVPATVVLASFDSSVFADNPGLCGALVRRECSSSTFFPWGGSSPTGPWPTVPAGPNRGTLLPVSPSRSRVSHKKDVAAIGSLIGAIALIGIFAASLVLIRKKRKKQQRKTHTPEKNAVANSVHNISEINIGSYNEDTESTSNELEAAADLAMAISEERVKRLGKNGCLVFCADEEPVYNLEQLMRASAEMMGRGSLGPTYKAVLGSRLAVTVKRLDKTKLGAVAQEGFEQHMDTVGRLRHHNLVPLRAYFRANEQRLLVYDYHPNGSLHSLIHGSRSIRTKPLHWTSCLKIADDVVQGLAYIHQTSRLAHGNIKSSNVLLGSDFEACLTDNCLAFLLEPLENQHDIGCRSPETQNPYQQLTPSSDIYAFGVLLLELLTGKPPSQHPVLMASELPVWVRSSREDGANNEGLTMIIDIAVACIRPPESRPTTWQILKMIQEVKEADTIDNDDDSVFIS